The nucleotide window AGGCAGACGTGACTTGATCTTTAAAAGTTAGAAATTAAAAGTTGAACATGTGATCAGTTTAAaatataagttgttttttttttaatcacattcaatgaaatgaatgatgagatgtaaaataaatcacctTGTTTACTGAGTGTCCGAGAACTTCAGTAGAGTAAGGATGACGTTTGATTGTTGTATAGAAAgggataaatttatttatttattttttaaatcatgctaCATGATGCTGCAGAACGATAGATGACCTATGACTCTGTGGGCCGGCTTCTCTTCCAAACGTCATGGGAACATTGTCAGGAAgacagaacagaacatttcaaataataaaatctgactgCTTCAACCAGAAAACTTCAACAGGGTAATCAAATGTCCTTAATACAAAGACATTAAtgatttaacactttttaaaagattattttgtaaagttaatACGCTTTTTAATacgctttttctttttatacgaacaaatatttttggattaCTATAACACTGACGATTACTTTTATTCATGGGGATGATTAATATAAGGTTCTTATAGCTTAACATGTTacactttttcaaataaatcccGTTCCGCCAGTAACACCATCAGAACAGTTTCATTAAAAGCCTTAGATACATGTTAGAATCAGAACGGACTATAATTCTCCTGCTGGACGTAGATTTCACCACCTGTCTTAAGGTAAAGACCActtgagctgcagctggagtcagTGCGAATGCTGGCTGACGTGTCTACTGTTGCTGCTGAGCAGTTTGGGGTACGCCGTCCCCAGACAGCGGCCCTGCCTGATGACCACCAGCTCCATCTGACACTGGTCGATGTTGACCAGCACCGTGGTGCTTCGCTCTGTGTTCATGAGGAAGATGATGGTGAAAATGGCCATCTCAAACTCGGGGCTGGTGCCGATGAAGGCGCTGCCGACGGGCTTCACCACACCGTGCCAGCTGAACTGGAGGTTCAGGACGTGGTCGTCCTGATCAGGCTGTAGAGGGAGTAACAGGTCACAGCGCCTCAGACAAACATGTCTCCCACATGAAGTGGACTTACCAAGTCCTGGTCTCTGGCCTTGTAGCCTTTGTAATCCAAATGGCTGTTTTTCTCCTGCAGGAAGAACTGGACCCAGTTGTGAAAGCCGATTATTTCTGTTCCAGATTTGGTTTCTCCAACAAAGACGTGTTCAAAACCACAAGAGTCAGGGCTGCCATGAAAGACAAGAGCATTTCCAGTCCGGTCTCACAGACTTAAAGACAAACGGGGATAAAAAATAGATTCGTCTGTTGACGTTCTTTGGACCCTCACCCTGTGTTTCTCTGCCGGTGGTAGAGATGAAACCAGATCAAGTTGAGCTGATTCTTAAACTGCCTCGAGTCGGAGCTGGACTTTCCTTTGCTCACCAGGTACTGATGAGCCCGCTGTGGAGAAATCACATTCGTTAATGCAAAAGAGGCTGTGCAGGATCCTAAAACTTCATCTGTTTGCTAGACTATAAGCAGCTGATAGGTAAATCCGACAGACCTTCATCAATATCTTATTTTCttatattgtatttgttttgtgaagATCAGAACTGAGACGTTTACTGACTTATTGGGGAAAACATTGAGGGGATTCTTAATTAAATCAACTccaaaaagtattcacaacccttgaactttttcagacACTTCTTTACAGCATAGCTgggacaataataataaatcccTGGAATCTACCATCCCTGTGTCACAaggtggtggcagaatcatgctgtggggacgAATTTCTCTCTGCAAAGAGAATGGGAAGGTGGTGGGAAGACGGTTGGTGGCTGCAAAAGATTTGAGACTGGAGTGAAAGTTCAGTGATCATACAGCTTAGATAAAATCTTATCTGTGTCTTATGATGGttcagtcaaagttcagatctaaatACAGCTGAGAATGTGTTGAAAAAGCCTGACGGTTACAGATGCTTTTCAAGCCC belongs to Gambusia affinis linkage group LG08, SWU_Gaff_1.0, whole genome shotgun sequence and includes:
- the endouc gene encoding poly(U)-specific endoribonuclease-C, yielding MAVRLCGFLLLAVLLSGVHASRPAVNQELSNLFNELWRLDENRMTPGIDYTLSVQGRAGFVNQGSHVVLDYASLPLFSNVNEGKLRNITTFSLFMKLLDNYERSTGITERVTPEELTEINLFLDAVLETQVMKRAHQYLVSKGKSSSDSRQFKNQLNLIWFHLYHRQRNTGPDSCGFEHVFVGETKSGTEIIGFHNWVQFFLQEKNSHLDYKGYKARDQDLPDQDDHVLNLQFSWHGVVKPVGSAFIGTSPEFEMAIFTIIFLMNTERSTTVLVNIDQCQMELVVIRQGRCLGTAYPKLLSSNSRHVSQHSH